The Chaetodon trifascialis isolate fChaTrf1 chromosome 11, fChaTrf1.hap1, whole genome shotgun sequence nucleotide sequence CGGTGTTAAATAAGGGTCCTTGAAGATAGTTTATTCCTCCTTTTGCACCATAGAGACTGAAATAAACAGGACAGCTGCTCCGGATCTGTTAATTTTCTCCATCCGGTTTCTTTAGGTTTGCCTTTATCGCTAAAAAACTGGACTTCGCGATGTTGTGGTCTCTGTTTTAATAGGAACGGCCTGATTTTGTAACCAATTAATGGAAGACCCTCTTCCAGTAGTGATGTGTCCTGCACATCTGTTTCGGGCAACAGTTGAGTAAAACGTTGTTTAGGTGTTTTTAATAATCATGCTGTCAGGAATAAGGCTTTCTAATGTTGTTTTAGTCAGCATTATTTGTATCATTGTTCAAAGTATACAACTTGCTGTACTGACAGATGTAAGTACTGAACTATCTTAAGTCCTACTGTTAAAAATTTTCCATAAATAAACTCGTGTatcatgcatttgtttttcttttcctttttgtatGACTGCGTACACGTAATCTAATTCTAACACTTCTTTCGTGTCCTCAGGACATTTGCCCGTCAGGGTGTCTGCATCTCCAGACCACACTACAGTGTCCTCTACAGACagtgagttgtgtgtgtgcttgtatgagagagaaagagtgcgTCACATAAATGTACTGCTATAAGTCACAGTAATGATGTAGATATCTACGTATCGTAAACTGCTCTGCTGAGTGTTTCTGTATCCTAAAtatgtttttctctccactACAGTGCAGCCCCAATGGGAACCACAGCGAAGGAGGAGATGAACAAGTTTTGGTCTAAAAATGCCAGACTAAACAGACCGATGTCTCCTCATCTCACCATTTAcaagtatgtactgtatgtcacatGCGGTACACGGTAGCCTGTGTCTTGTCCAGAAAATAATCTCGAGTTTAGGACGGTGTTGTTGTTTCTAATATTGTTGATCTAGTGATTTAAATCCTTCTCTTTCACTTGTTTAATGTTAGTTTGTGTTGGAGCATTGTCTTAAGATGCTGGAGTGTGTAGCTGAGAGTGTCAGCTGTCATTTACGTGCATTTAGAAATGTAGAAATACCTCCCATGGCTTGCAGCTTTGAGCTTTGTCTTGTATCTCAGCCACCTTGACTGATCTGCCATTATGGTAAAAAACCgttgtctgtgtttcagatggTCCGTCCCCATGATGATGTccatcacacacagaggaactgGAGTGGGGCTCAGTGGAGGTAACACATCTGTTTTACCCTACGCTTATTTTATTATAAGCTATTATTACATAAAACACTTATTCTCCCGCTGCTGTCAGCTTCTGATTGACCCTGAAAATCTCCTCAGGGTGTTTTAGTCCACCGCTATTGATTTCTGCTAAGAGCATTTACCGGCATTACAGAACAGACATTGTTCAATACGATTCAACCCTTTGCATGTGAAAATCAAGTCTAACACTGGACTGCTAACAGCTTAAAGTCATTTGCATGGCGTAAAGGCTGAGTTTGTGTTAATGTGATGTTGTGTATCAGTACTGTTGACCTTGATGTACCATTCTGTAAAAGCTGGGTCGAATTCTGTTTATATGTTAATGGGTTCAATAAAGGTCAGCACCCTTAACTGCCAGTTTAACAGCATTCAGTCATTATGTCACATCTCTCTATCAAAACATGCCACACGCCTAATCACAGTGTCTGAAATCAGCTTTCCAGCTCCCTTGTGAAGGGCTGGTAAACTAAGACTGTCACCCACAGCCGTATTGATTTATTGTAATGTTTAGATATCCTGCCACTGCTTTCAATACGATTTTGCATGGAATTAAAACTCAGAGTTAATTCCATGTTTGACTTCAAAGGTTGTCTATTCTCATGTGAAACGGacgttttatttttgtttgcattcCTGCAACTCTGCCTTTTGTGTTCACATCGATTCACGCTTGCTATGTGTTTCCACAAGGAAATAATGTGAAGTCTCTTCTACCGTCAGGCCTTTTAATAACCGCCCAGACAGCACAGAAAGACGAACTCAGACAGAACCACTGAGTGCAGTGCACTGAGACAGTCTGCCAGTGAGGAGCCTGTTTGATACAGAGCCATTGTTTGGCCTTAATTTAATGTAGtcagcagggaaaaaaaagttttcacaTGAGTGAGATACTCAGATGTTTGGAACTTGCTGGTCAGCGGTGGTTTGGTGACTCATGGAGACTAATCCGGCAAAGCAGCATGTCAATTTCTGGATGTGTTCTTTTCTCACTTTAACCCCAAAAAGCATGCATGCGCACATTTTCCTCCGCTGCCCATTCACATACACGCCTCTCCAGCCTTTGGTCTTATTACTTCTGTCTGTGTCTAGCTATCTCGGCCTTTGCCATGGCAGCGCTGGTATTACCGGGAAATTATCCGTACTACCTGGACTTGATCCACACGCTGTCCGTCGGCCCTTTTCTCATTGGGTTGGCCAAGTTTGGTATCGCCTTCCCCGTATCTTACCACACCTATAACGGCATCCGCCACTTGGTAAGAATTCAATAATTTGATTTATAGACCTagcaaatgtttgtcttttattaaGGTGAATTTGAGATTCTTTGGATGTTTGTTGCCATCACCCTGTTTGGTGTAGTGTTTGAACTCCTCAGCTTAAGCTTTTAAAGGAGTCGGGTCTCTTTgcaattcagtcatttttgtcttgtttgctcattttgcttTCATACAATATGCATTACATTCACTAAGCTTTAGCTGATGGTGCTCTGTTGTTCTCATGCtaaattttcttcttctctctgctttctcttattttcttattaCTATTTAAATCAGTGGTGGGATAGTGGCAAGGGCTTCAAAATCCCAGAGGTCTACCGCACCGGCTACACAGTTATTGGCCTGTCCATCATCACCTCCATAGCCCTGACTTTTCTCTGAGCACAGGACGAGAAGAGATGAACAGAAAcgaaagcagaggagggagctgaAGGGAGTGTGGACTGGATTCACTGTGGGAGTTTTGTGTATATGTTCAGTTCTGGTCTATTGCAGGCCCCATTTGATCAAAGTATTAAATAAAGGATTATATTATGCTGTATGCACAAAAGagatgttgtgatgttttgtcCCTTGGAATTAATTACACTCTTGAAAGCTTTGGGGTCATCAAATGCA carries:
- the sdhc gene encoding succinate dehydrogenase cytochrome b560 subunit, mitochondrial; translated protein: MALLLRTFARQGVCISRPHYSVLYRHAAPMGTTAKEEMNKFWSKNARLNRPMSPHLTIYKWSVPMMMSITHRGTGVGLSGAISAFAMAALVLPGNYPYYLDLIHTLSVGPFLIGLAKFGIAFPVSYHTYNGIRHLWWDSGKGFKIPEVYRTGYTVIGLSIITSIALTFL